The genomic stretch CCGAGGGCCTCGGCCACTTCGTTGACCGATTGAGCGGTCTCCGTGAGCAGGGAGCAGGCGTGGCTGATCCGTTCCCGGATGAGGTAGGCGGCGGGAGCCATACCGGTGAGGACCTTCACGCGACGCGTCAATTGCGAGGGGGAGAGGCCGACCCGTTTGGCCAGGCGGGGGACGTCGGTCCCGCCCTTGCGCCCGGCCTCGGCGAGGAATTGGAGAATGCGATCGTCCTGCTTGCGGGGCGGAGGGGAGGAGGCCTCGCGCCAGAGATGGTGCAGCATCTGGAGGGCCGCCAGCTCGGTCTGCCGCAGGCCGTGCGCGTCGCCCCGCTTGTAGGCGTCGGTGGCGTGGAGGGCCAGTTCGAGGAAGAAGGCCATGCGGTGGACTTTCCGCCCGGAGAGCCGCGCGAGGGCGTCCTCGGGGACGGGCTGGCGGGGACGGGGGAAGAAGTGGACGGAGAAGTTCAGGACCGGCTCCCGCGAGTGGGGCGCGGGACCGCCCGAAATGCGGGAGCCGGGCGGAAAGAGGAAGCAGGTCCCCGGCTCGAGGACCCAATCGCGCTTCCGGTAGCGGAGCCGCCCCTCGCCCTGGATGAGAAACCAGAAATTGAAATGAGGGGTGGTTGTCTCCCATACCCAGGGATGGGACGTCGGTCCATGCATGCGCCCGCCGAGGCCGACGATCTCGATCTCGCGGAAGGGAAAGGCGGGGATGACCGAGGAAACCGGGGAAGGCATGGCCTTCGATCGTGCGCCCGATTGCCGCGCCTGACGATCCTTTTTCATCCCATGGATGCGTTAAAAATACCATTAAATGCCTAAAGAGTCCGTATCATGGCTCACTGAAAAATGCTACTTTTCCTGCCATGAAGAACGTCCGTTTCGGTATCATCGGCTTGGGCAACATGGGAGGCGTCCACGCGCGGGCGATCCTGGAGGGGAAAATCCCCGGCGCAGTCCTCGGCGCGGTCTGCGATATGAATCCGGCAGCCCTCGCCGCCTTTCCCGGTATCCTCTCCTTCTCCGAGAGCGATGCGATGATCGCCTCCGGCGCGGTCGATGCCGTCCTGATCGGCACGCCTCATTTCTCCCATACGCCGATCGGGATCGCCGCGCTGAAGGCGGGCCTCCACGTGCTGGTGGAAAAGCCGATCTCGGTCCACAAGGCCGATTGCGAGAAGCTGATCGCCGCCTACAAGGCGAGCAAGCTCAAGCACCGGAAGCAGGTCTTCGCGGCGATGTTCAACCAACGGACCGACCCCTTTTACCTCAAGCTCCGCGAGCTGATCCGAAGCGGCGAGCTCGGTTCCGTCCGCCGCATCCAGTGGACGGTGACGAACTGGTTCCGCTCCCAGGCCTACTACAACTCGGGCGGATGGCGCGCCACCTGGGCGGGCGAGGGCGGCGGCGTCCTGCTGAACCAGTGCCCGCACAATCTCGACCTCTGGCAGTGGCTCTTCGGGATGCCGGAGAAGGTCCGCGCCTTCGCGGCGCTGGGCCGCTACCATGACATCGAGGTCGAGGACGACGTCACCGCCTACCTCTCCTACCGCGACGGCGCGACGGGCGTCTTCATCACCTCGACGGGCGAGGCCCCGGGAACGAACCGCCTCGAGGTCGCCGCCGAGCGGGGCCGCGTGGTCATCGAGAACGGCCGCTTCAGCTACACGCGGAACGAGGTGCCGATGTCGGAGTTCTCCCGCACCACGCCGCACGGCTTCGAGCGCCCCCCGGTGTGGGAGGCGACGATCCCGATCAGCGGGAACGGGGAGCAGCACAACGGCATCCTGAAGAACTTCGTCGAGTCGATCCTCGACGGGAAGACCCTCATCGCCCCCGCCGTCGAGGGCATCCACTCGGTCGAGCTGGCCAACGCCATGCTCCTCTCCTCCTCCGAGGAGGCGACCGTGGCGCTGCCGCTCAGCGGAGCCCGCTATGCGGCGCTGCTCGAAAAACGGATCGCCGCATCGAAGAAAAGCGCGAAGGCGAAGCCGAAGCCCAAGCTAGCCAAGACGGCGGGGGACTTTTCCAAGTCGTTCAATTCCTGATAGCCTCCTCCCATGCCCCAATCCGAAGGAATGAATTACGCCCCGAAGGGCAAACCGGCGCCGGTGGTGAAGGAAGGCGAGTTCGTCTTCGCCGCCGTCGGCCTCGACCACGGCCACATCTACGGCCAGTGCAACGGGCTGACCGAGGCGGGGGCCACGCTCCGCGCCGTCTACGATCCCGATCCCGCCAAGGTCGCCGCCTTCGTGGCGAAGTTCCCCCAGGCGAAGCCGGCCCCCTCCCTCGAGGCGATCCTCGACGATCCGGGGATCCAGCTCGTCGCCGCCGCCGCCGTGCCGTGCGACCGCGGCCCCCTCGGCGTCCGCGTCATGAAGGCGGGGAAGGATTACTTCACCGACAAGACCCCCTTCACCTCCCTCGACCAGCTCGACCTCGCCCGCGCGACGGCGGCCCGGACGGGGAAGAAGTACATGGTCTATTACAGCGAGCGGCTCCACGTCGAATGCGCCGTCGCCGCCGGGGACCTCATCGCCGACGGGGCGATCGGGCGGGTGGTCCAGGTCGCCGGGTTCGGCCCCCATCGCCTCGGCGATCCGGCCTCCCGGCCCGGCTGGTTCTTCGAGAAGGCGAAGTACGGCGGCATCCTCTGCGACATCGGCAGCCACCAGATCGAGCAGTACCTCTTCTACTCCGGCGCGCAGGACGCCACCGTCACCGAGGCCGCCGTGGCCAACTACGGCAATCCGGGAACGCCTGAACTCGAGGACTACGGCCACGCGAACCTCGTCGGCGACAACGGGACGACGAACCACTTCCGCGTCGATTGGCTCACCCCCGCCGGGCTCCGCACCTGGGGCGACGGGCGGACGCTGATCCTCGGGACGAAGGGCTACATCGAGCTGCGGAAGTACATCGACGTCGGCCGGGAAGGCGGCGGCGATCAGCTCTACCTCGTGAACGGCGACGGCGAGAAGCACCTCTCCCTCGCAGGCCAGGTCGGATTCCCGTTCTTCGGGAGGCTGATCGTCGACTGTCTGAATCGGACCGAGACGGCGATGACGCAGAAGCACGCGTTCAAGGCGGCGGAGTTGTGCCTCAAGGCGCAGATGGCGGCAAAGCGGCTCATGTAGCGGTCTCGAAGGGAGCGGTGTTCAGCACCGAGGAGATAGGCCTGCCACTGGATGCTCCTTCCCATAGCTCGGCCCTCAAGGAGGTTAGATCCCGCGGAGTAGAGCGGGCTTATGGATTCAAGGCCTGCAGGGAGGGGCGCAGCCCCTCTTGCATCTCTAAACGCGGCGGATCGCCTCCCCCTGTACAGGGGATGTACCCGGTCCCGAAGGGCCGCCCCTCCTCTAGCTCATCACCAGCCCGATCGAGAACAAGAGCAACGCCGAACCGATGAGCCGCCGCGCCATCACGCCATGGCCGGCTTCGCCTTCCCGGTTCCCGAACCAGTGGCCGACGATCCAGACGAGGAGGATCGTGGCGAGGGCGCGGAAGTTGTAGACAACGTTGATCGAGGTGGCGTGGCCGTAGCGGCCGATGGCGTAATAAAGGATCGCCCCCTGCCCCGCCGCGACGACCATTCCCCACATCAGGTACTTCCGCCCCTCCCCCTTCAACGCCCGAAGCGGGGCGTGGAAGAAGGGGATCAGGCCGAGGGAGAGGAGGGCGCAGACGAGGAAGACGACCGAGCTGAACCGCGCCCCGCCCCAGCCGGGGGCCCATTTCTGCGCCAGCGTGTCGGTGACGCCGAAGTGGAAGGCGGCCAGGCCCGCCCAGAGCGCCGTCAGCCAGAACTTCCGGCGGGAGCCGTCGGTCGCCTTCCCTCCCCCGAGCAGGACGAGGGAAAACGCCGTCAGGAAGGCGGCCAGCCAGAGCTTCAGAGGGACGGCGACGCCGATGAGAAGGAGGGTTAGGAGGGCGACGA from Verrucomicrobium sp. GAS474 encodes the following:
- a CDS encoding AraC family transcriptional regulator, which gives rise to MKKDRQARQSGARSKAMPSPVSSVIPAFPFREIEIVGLGGRMHGPTSHPWVWETTTPHFNFWFLIQGEGRLRYRKRDWVLEPGTCFLFPPGSRISGGPAPHSREPVLNFSVHFFPRPRQPVPEDALARLSGRKVHRMAFFLELALHATDAYKRGDAHGLRQTELAALQMLHHLWREASSPPPRKQDDRILQFLAEAGRKGGTDVPRLAKRVGLSPSQLTRRVKVLTGMAPAAYLIRERISHACSLLTETAQSVNEVAEALGYSDPSYFVRQFQEVMKSTPARFRRKALSEGRA
- a CDS encoding Gfo/Idh/MocA family oxidoreductase, with amino-acid sequence MKNVRFGIIGLGNMGGVHARAILEGKIPGAVLGAVCDMNPAALAAFPGILSFSESDAMIASGAVDAVLIGTPHFSHTPIGIAALKAGLHVLVEKPISVHKADCEKLIAAYKASKLKHRKQVFAAMFNQRTDPFYLKLRELIRSGELGSVRRIQWTVTNWFRSQAYYNSGGWRATWAGEGGGVLLNQCPHNLDLWQWLFGMPEKVRAFAALGRYHDIEVEDDVTAYLSYRDGATGVFITSTGEAPGTNRLEVAAERGRVVIENGRFSYTRNEVPMSEFSRTTPHGFERPPVWEATIPISGNGEQHNGILKNFVESILDGKTLIAPAVEGIHSVELANAMLLSSSEEATVALPLSGARYAALLEKRIAASKKSAKAKPKPKLAKTAGDFSKSFNS
- a CDS encoding Gfo/Idh/MocA family oxidoreductase — translated: MPQSEGMNYAPKGKPAPVVKEGEFVFAAVGLDHGHIYGQCNGLTEAGATLRAVYDPDPAKVAAFVAKFPQAKPAPSLEAILDDPGIQLVAAAAVPCDRGPLGVRVMKAGKDYFTDKTPFTSLDQLDLARATAARTGKKYMVYYSERLHVECAVAAGDLIADGAIGRVVQVAGFGPHRLGDPASRPGWFFEKAKYGGILCDIGSHQIEQYLFYSGAQDATVTEAAVANYGNPGTPELEDYGHANLVGDNGTTNHFRVDWLTPAGLRTWGDGRTLILGTKGYIELRKYIDVGREGGGDQLYLVNGDGEKHLSLAGQVGFPFFGRLIVDCLNRTETAMTQKHAFKAAELCLKAQMAAKRLM
- a CDS encoding DMT family transporter, coding for MRHFLLLPLIAGIGYAVGTLFIKRAAAHGVGPWRTAFVCNMAVAVFSLPFFLLGAGGSLPWGKWYQPVIAAATFFIGQIFTFYAIEKGELSIATPILGTKVIFVALLTLLLIGVAVPLKLWLAAFLTAFSLVLLGGGKATDGSRRKFWLTALWAGLAAFHFGVTDTLAQKWAPGWGGARFSSVVFLVCALLSLGLIPFFHAPLRALKGEGRKYLMWGMVVAAGQGAILYYAIGRYGHATSINVVYNFRALATILLVWIVGHWFGNREGEAGHGVMARRLIGSALLLFSIGLVMS